The genomic region GCGTACTGCGGCTCCAGGTAGTAGCTGACTTCCTTGCCGCGCCAGGTATCGGTGGTTTTGCGGAAGTCGCCGACGGCCAGCATGAACAGGTAGGGCGCGTGCGGCTGGTCCATCTTCCAGGTGTCGCGGCGCAAGCCCGCGCCGGCCGGCTGCTGGCTGACGAGCGCGCCGTTGCTGAGCGTGACGTACTTGGCGGGTACCGTCAGGCTGATTTCGGAGGTGGATTTCTGGTTGGGCTTGTCGATGGTGGGAAACCAGGCCGAGTTGGATTCCGTCTCGCCCTGGGTCCAGATCTGCACCGGCTTGCCCGCCACGGCGCTGTCGGGATTGATGAAGTACAGGCCCTTGGCGTCGCCGATGGCCTCACTGCCCTTGGCCCCCAGCTCGTCGGGCTTAGCCGTGTACTCAATGTAGATGGTATAGGCCTCCCCCGCCGGCACCACCCGCCCCAGCCAGATCAGGAGCTGCTGCTTGTTGTAGGCGTACTTCAGCGGCTGCGGGGCACCGTTCTGCAACAAACTCACCTGCTTAATATCCATCCCCTTGGCATCGAGTCGCAAAGAGTCGGTGGCGTAGCCGTGGGGCTTCAGCGTCACCCAGGCCTGCCCGTAGGCGTAACGCTTGGCGTAGTCGAAGCGCAGATCCAGCCGGGTATGCACCAGGTCGTTGACTTTGAGCTCGGCGGCGCGGTAGGGGGCGGCGGGCGTCTGGGCGGTAGCGGCCGTGGCGGCGGTCAGGCTGAGCAGCAGCGGGAGGAGTTGGCGCATAGGGAGGACAAGGTAGAAAACCTGTGCTCCGACAGACGCCGCCCGCAGCCCGGGCGTTGCCTGGGGCCTGAAGAACGCCAACGAAAGAACGTCATGCCTCATCTGGTGTCCGCTTGCCGAAGCATCTCGCGTGCTGACGCGTGAATAGCATTGCAACGTCAACCGCTCCGTAGCCCAGGGTTTAAACCCTGGGCTAGTGAAGCAACGTCAGCACGCGAGATGCTTCGGCAAGCGGACGCCAGATGAGGCATGACGTTCTGTTTTCAGCCCAAAGTTCGCGCTACTACCCTCCCACCACAAACGTGCGCATGCTTAGGCCGCCGTATTCCACGGCTTCGTAGGCGTGGCGGATGTCGTCGTCGGGTTCGGCCAGGGCCAGGCTGTAGAGCAGCGGGATGTAGTGGTCGGGGGTGGGCACGGCGAGGGGGCCGCTGGCGCCGGCCTGCTGGTAGTGGGCCAGGGCCAGCAGGTCGCGCTGGTCGATTTTGCGTTTGGCCCACTCGTCGAACTCCGAGGCCCAGGCGTAGGGCGTGGGGTCGTCGGCCATGAGCTTGGGCATGCTCTGGCGCAGGTTGTGCACGATGTTACCGCTGCCCAGAATCAGCACGCCACGGCGGCGCAGAAACTGCAGTTGCCGGGCCAGCTCGGCGTGGTAAGTCAGGGGCTGGTGATAGTCGATGCTGAGCTGGAACACCGGAATGTGGGCCTCCGGAAACATGTGGTGCAGCACCGTCCAGGTGCCGTGGTCGAGGCCCCACTCGTCGGTGGGGTGGGCATCGGGCAGGGCGGCCAGCACCTCCTGGGCCACGTCGGGGGCGCCGGGCGCGGGGTACTGCATAGCAAACAACTCCTGCGGAAAGCCGCCGAAGTCGTGGATGGTTTCGGGCCGCTCGTTCACGGCCACGAAGGTGCCGCGCGTGAGCCAGTGCGCCGACACCACCAGCACCGCCCGCGGCGGCTGCCGGTTCCGGATATCAAGCCCCAGCTGGTGCAGCGTGCGGGTGAAGGCGTTATCGGCCAGCGCGTTCATCGGCGAGCCGTGGCCCACGAACAGCACGGGCATTTTGGCGG from Hymenobacter canadensis harbors:
- the ygiD gene encoding 4,5-DOPA dioxygenase extradiol, which translates into the protein MNSLQDLHNTARGFQTTAKMPVLFVGHGSPMNALADNAFTRTLHQLGLDIRNRQPPRAVLVVSAHWLTRGTFVAVNERPETIHDFGGFPQELFAMQYPAPGAPDVAQEVLAALPDAHPTDEWGLDHGTWTVLHHMFPEAHIPVFQLSIDYHQPLTYHAELARQLQFLRRRGVLILGSGNIVHNLRQSMPKLMADDPTPYAWASEFDEWAKRKIDQRDLLALAHYQQAGASGPLAVPTPDHYIPLLYSLALAEPDDDIRHAYEAVEYGGLSMRTFVVGG